The Petrocella atlantisensis genome has a window encoding:
- a CDS encoding AAA family ATPase, with amino-acid sequence MRIFLGKFSTKYPEQIEKKMYAAGPEGGSWYGGLEPGDYVFPAYDGMIIGLWRAKEYVQGNADMERREQGYLQFEDIKKFDGVSVSNNFTKYKYFEHDLNLVNKVTKSVKNLGFIRIKEREGCPKPEDIDFISGSINIYIAYDNTSIKFKEGDIRVTIDNSEDMRLVSIDRFEDDKFVLYKELNELYEDRNAEDGKYTIRELYDYSIQDQAVKKRKFLTTLIDELETKGYLKVSNAIKLYDNLLVGRKRSGTSKTSQSSDAVKGQIIADDTVEEENEQHEEIASLINFNPNIILYGPPGTGKTYATQNIIDYYEKKSYKSNSNYAVAEAEGRVKSVTFHQSYSYEEFIEGIRPVLNDAEGSNVGYQLENGLFKEHCINAEKELIKRKNNAEHVDMIHSESSIWKVSLGERKSDDIFNECIKSNDIAIGWLEDNDLSDMDYDDILAALGDESDYGNKPTQNANTVNAFVNDMTIGDIVFVYDGQQTIRMVGVITGGYRYDTKYTSYKQRREVQWFKDLTYPINIHAYNGYKNLTMKTVYQLNRVSIPDVLEIITLNSKEKQSFDDKKEIKPYYMIVDEINRGNIAKIFGELITLIEQDKRGRLKVVLPYSKKEFTVPANLIIIGTMNTADRSIAAIDTALRRRFTFVEVEPDASVIARYDNPVVNDTIDLVKLLNAMNEKIMAYYDRDHRVGHAYFMGIESLGNFYQTWYYKILPLLSEYFYNDVETMRAVVGKAFYDDNGNILKLSKTPDADGLSPFEKQIQNVYKGFDNAE; translated from the coding sequence ATGAGAATATTTTTAGGAAAGTTCAGTACAAAATATCCAGAACAAATCGAAAAGAAAATGTATGCAGCAGGACCAGAAGGTGGTTCCTGGTATGGCGGTTTAGAGCCGGGTGATTATGTATTTCCTGCTTATGATGGAATGATTATTGGATTATGGCGAGCAAAGGAATATGTTCAAGGCAATGCCGATATGGAAAGAAGGGAACAAGGATATCTTCAATTTGAGGACATCAAGAAATTTGACGGTGTAAGTGTATCGAATAACTTTACAAAATATAAGTATTTTGAGCATGATTTGAATCTTGTAAACAAAGTAACTAAGAGTGTTAAGAATCTCGGATTTATCCGTATTAAGGAACGAGAAGGTTGTCCAAAGCCCGAAGATATTGATTTTATATCTGGAAGCATAAACATTTATATCGCTTATGATAATACCTCAATCAAATTTAAAGAAGGTGATATTCGTGTCACTATTGATAATTCTGAAGATATGAGGCTAGTAAGTATAGATCGCTTTGAAGACGATAAATTTGTGTTATACAAAGAACTGAATGAACTGTATGAAGATAGAAATGCAGAGGATGGTAAGTATACAATACGTGAACTGTACGATTATTCAATTCAAGACCAAGCAGTAAAGAAAAGAAAGTTCTTAACGACTTTAATTGATGAACTTGAGACGAAAGGATACTTGAAGGTATCCAATGCCATAAAGTTATATGATAATTTATTAGTTGGCAGAAAGCGTTCTGGAACATCTAAGACTAGTCAGTCTTCAGATGCTGTAAAAGGCCAAATTATTGCAGATGATACTGTTGAAGAAGAAAATGAACAACATGAAGAAATTGCAAGTTTAATTAATTTCAACCCCAATATTATTTTATATGGTCCTCCAGGTACCGGTAAGACCTATGCTACTCAAAATATTATTGATTACTATGAGAAAAAGTCATACAAATCAAATAGCAATTATGCTGTAGCTGAAGCAGAAGGACGGGTTAAGTCTGTAACTTTCCATCAGTCATATAGCTATGAGGAGTTTATCGAAGGTATCAGACCGGTATTGAATGATGCGGAAGGAAGCAATGTTGGTTATCAATTAGAAAATGGTCTTTTTAAAGAGCATTGTATTAATGCTGAAAAAGAGTTAATAAAACGTAAAAATAACGCAGAACATGTGGATATGATTCATTCAGAAAGTTCTATTTGGAAAGTATCTCTAGGTGAAAGAAAATCAGATGATATTTTTAATGAATGCATTAAGAGTAATGATATAGCCATTGGTTGGCTAGAGGATAATGACCTAAGTGACATGGATTATGATGACATTTTAGCAGCTCTTGGTGATGAAAGTGATTATGGTAATAAACCGACACAAAATGCTAATACTGTAAATGCTTTTGTTAATGACATGACGATTGGAGACATAGTATTTGTCTATGATGGTCAACAAACCATACGCATGGTCGGGGTAATAACTGGTGGTTACCGATATGATACAAAATATACAAGCTATAAGCAACGTAGAGAAGTTCAATGGTTTAAAGACCTAACATACCCGATAAACATACACGCATATAATGGGTATAAAAACTTAACCATGAAAACTGTGTACCAGTTAAATCGAGTTTCAATCCCTGATGTTCTTGAAATCATAACTTTGAATAGTAAAGAAAAGCAAAGCTTCGATGACAAGAAGGAAATCAAACCTTACTATATGATAGTAGACGAAATTAACAGGGGTAACATCGCAAAGATTTTTGGTGAACTTATAACACTGATTGAACAGGACAAACGAGGTAGGCTGAAGGTTGTATTACCATATTCAAAAAAGGAGTTTACCGTACCGGCTAATTTAATTATCATTGGAACGATGAATACGGCTGATAGATCAATTGCAGCAATAGATACAGCACTCCGTAGACGTTTCACTTTTGTTGAAGTTGAACCAGATGCGTCAGTCATTGCAAGATATGACAATCCAGTAGTTAACGACACAATTGACCTTGTTAAATTGCTTAATGCGATGAATGAGAAAATCATGGCATACTATGACAGAGATCACAGAGTAGGACATGCATACTTTATGGGAATTGAATCCTTAGGCAACTTTTATCAGACTTGGTACTATAAAATATTGCCATTATTAAGTGAGTACTTCTATAACGATGTTGAAACCATGAGGGCTGTTGTTGGTAAAGCATTCTATGATGATAACGGTAATATTCTCAAGTTATCAAAAACACCGGATGCAGACGGACTTTCTCCTTTTGAAAAACAAATTCAAAATGTGTATAAAGGATTTGATAATGCTGAATAG
- a CDS encoding McrC family protein, with protein MLNSNSSTEIIRVFEDRQMKVNLSQQNLLDLVEMRKVIGENNVIVQADGKLLIKHYIGFIQINKTRLLVYPKIAVGLEEKEEIEKSFGTILKMLSFTKYQSIREIPNAQNISQFNNDLLEFYISIFIKELTKQIQRDINRGYNNRLENQSFIKGKVDFGETIKHNSFRKHLHYVSYDDFNENTLLNRVFKSILEVLITRTKVKRNRVGIKQLLVWMEDIDKTNITNELWDRVVFTRQNSKYKTAFNMAKLFYYNNSPKVADGDVSILSFMIPVNQLFEVYLVELLKRNITENTEVKFQGPIDYLEKIEKKHFLQLRPDISLMRAGEVIRIVDAKYKLILEDDEKLMISQADIYQMLAYSVRYKCNRICLVYPKALTDSDAEFSRAITIENYDQTVSIHVIKIDLEENVDSAGKKLIDMIEGA; from the coding sequence ATGCTGAATAGCAATTCATCTACAGAGATAATCCGTGTATTTGAAGATCGCCAAATGAAGGTTAATTTAAGCCAACAAAATTTACTGGATTTGGTAGAAATGCGGAAGGTCATTGGTGAGAACAATGTGATTGTTCAAGCAGATGGCAAATTGCTAATAAAACACTATATCGGGTTTATTCAGATAAATAAAACAAGACTTCTTGTATACCCTAAAATTGCTGTTGGACTAGAGGAAAAAGAAGAAATTGAAAAATCCTTTGGTACTATTTTGAAGATGTTATCTTTTACGAAATATCAAAGTATTAGAGAAATTCCGAACGCACAGAATATTTCACAGTTCAATAATGATTTGCTTGAGTTTTATATTAGCATTTTTATAAAGGAGCTTACAAAGCAGATACAAAGAGACATTAATCGTGGCTATAATAATCGATTAGAAAACCAGAGTTTTATTAAAGGGAAAGTGGATTTTGGTGAAACTATTAAACACAATAGTTTTCGGAAACATCTTCATTATGTAAGTTATGATGATTTCAATGAAAATACATTACTAAACAGGGTCTTTAAATCTATTTTAGAAGTGCTAATAACAAGGACTAAGGTAAAAAGAAATAGGGTTGGCATAAAGCAACTACTCGTATGGATGGAAGATATTGATAAAACTAATATCACCAATGAACTATGGGATCGTGTTGTATTTACAAGACAAAACTCAAAATACAAAACAGCTTTTAATATGGCGAAGCTCTTTTACTACAATAACAGCCCCAAAGTGGCTGATGGTGATGTATCTATTTTGAGTTTTATGATACCGGTTAATCAGTTGTTTGAGGTATATCTAGTTGAATTACTGAAAAGAAACATCACAGAGAATACAGAGGTGAAATTCCAAGGACCAATTGATTATCTGGAAAAAATTGAGAAGAAGCACTTTCTTCAACTTAGACCAGATATTTCACTTATGAGAGCCGGTGAAGTTATTAGGATTGTTGATGCAAAATATAAACTTATACTTGAAGATGATGAAAAACTTATGATTTCACAAGCTGATATTTATCAGATGCTTGCTTATAGTGTTCGGTATAAATGCAATAGAATATGTTTAGTGTATCCTAAAGCACTTACCGATTCAGATGCTGAATTTTCAAGAGCGATCACTATAGAAAACTACGACCAAACCGTTTCTATCCATGTAATTAAGATAGACTTGGAAGAAAACGTTGATTCAGCAGGTAAAAAATTGATTGATATGATAGAAGGTGCATGA
- a CDS encoding ADP-ribosylglycohydrolase family protein: MMEKLDRIKGCMIGGAIGDAFGWPVEFLSYDQIRNKYGKGGIRNLQINSHGVAEITDDTQMSLFTAEGLLRAETRQLRKGICHAPSVVNNAYLRWLRTQSYPEIPDKDWIYDGWLIQHEGLFNQRAPGNTCLHALSIDRMGTIQEPLNDSKGCGGVMRVAPIGLFLEPDMAFGMAMECAALTHGHPTGYIASGALAYLIALLVRGNRLEDAAVDTVKKLETVKDHEETSRALKKAIKLSKTNRSSLKCIQELGEGWIAEEALAIAVYCALKSEDDFEAAMIMSVNHDGDSDSTGAIAGNVLGVYGGIDFIPVEMVSKVELAQVIFEMAVDLDRGHQDTEEWWEKYPGY, encoded by the coding sequence ATGATGGAGAAGTTAGATAGAATAAAAGGCTGTATGATCGGTGGAGCAATTGGTGATGCGTTTGGATGGCCAGTTGAATTCCTTTCATACGACCAAATTAGAAATAAATATGGCAAAGGTGGAATAAGAAACCTTCAGATAAATAGTCATGGTGTTGCAGAGATAACAGATGATACACAAATGAGTCTATTTACAGCAGAAGGATTATTAAGAGCAGAAACACGGCAGTTAAGAAAAGGAATTTGCCACGCACCATCAGTTGTTAATAATGCTTATTTGAGGTGGTTGAGGACACAATCATATCCTGAGATACCTGATAAAGATTGGATCTATGATGGATGGTTAATTCAACATGAGGGGCTTTTTAATCAGAGAGCACCAGGCAACACGTGTTTACATGCCTTGAGTATAGATAGAATGGGAACGATTCAAGAACCATTAAATGACAGCAAAGGTTGTGGAGGTGTAATGCGTGTTGCACCTATTGGTCTTTTTCTTGAACCGGATATGGCATTCGGTATGGCGATGGAATGTGCTGCTTTGACCCACGGACATCCTACTGGTTATATTGCTTCTGGTGCATTAGCATATTTGATTGCTTTATTAGTTAGAGGTAATAGGTTGGAAGATGCAGCGGTAGATACTGTAAAAAAATTAGAGACTGTAAAAGATCACGAGGAAACATCAAGGGCATTGAAGAAAGCGATAAAGTTATCAAAGACAAATAGAAGCAGTCTAAAGTGTATTCAAGAACTTGGTGAAGGATGGATTGCAGAGGAAGCATTAGCTATTGCAGTGTATTGTGCATTGAAATCTGAAGATGATTTTGAAGCAGCCATGATTATGTCTGTAAATCATGATGGGGATAGTGACAGTACTGGTGCTATTGCCGGTAATGTTTTAGGAGTGTATGGAGGTATTGATTTTATTCCTGTAGAAATGGTATCGAAGGTTGAGTTGGCACAAGTTATATTTGAAATGGCGGTTGACTTAGATCGAGGTCATCAAGATACTGAAGAGTGGTGGGAAAAGTATCCTGGATATTAA
- a CDS encoding ArsR/SmtB family transcription factor produces MTNSYEAERCDCNVLHEDVVEKVRDKMPRDRDLNELADLFKIFGDKTRINILSALLEEEMCVCDIAYLLNMTQSAISHQLRVLKQARLVKNRKDGKVVFYSLDDEHVKGIIDRGLIHMRENNKGGL; encoded by the coding sequence GTGACTAATAGTTATGAAGCAGAGAGATGTGACTGCAATGTACTTCATGAGGATGTAGTGGAGAAGGTTAGAGACAAAATGCCTCGTGACAGGGACCTGAATGAGTTGGCAGATTTATTTAAAATCTTTGGTGATAAGACCAGAATTAATATTCTATCGGCACTTTTAGAAGAAGAAATGTGTGTATGTGATATTGCCTACTTACTGAATATGACTCAGTCTGCCATATCTCATCAGTTAAGAGTCTTAAAACAAGCAAGACTAGTGAAAAATAGGAAAGATGGTAAAGTAGTCTTTTATTCCTTAGATGATGAACATGTAAAAGGCATAATTGACCGAGGTTTAATTCATATGAGAGAAAACAATAAAGGAGGACTATAG
- a CDS encoding SHOCT domain-containing protein has protein sequence MMLLFLVGIGVLVYFILFSGKTSNVGLTTLGKESAEERLKTRFVNGEIDEKTYLQMKETIKG, from the coding sequence ATGATGTTACTATTCTTGGTAGGTATTGGTGTTCTAGTATACTTTATTCTTTTTAGTGGTAAAACGTCTAATGTTGGTTTGACGACATTAGGTAAAGAGTCAGCAGAGGAACGATTAAAAACAAGATTTGTTAATGGTGAAATTGATGAAAAGACCTATTTACAAATGAAAGAAACCATAAAAGGTTAA
- a CDS encoding ZIP family metal transporter — MIDWISQYDPIVQALIGTLFTWGVTALGASMVFFFKTINKTVLNGMLGFAAGVMIAASFWSLLAPGIDMAEELGQTAWLTAAIGFLAGGGFLYLIDKLLPHLHMGLDTSEAEGIKTKWQRSVLLVLAITLHNIPEGLAVGVAFGAAASGQIGTASIAGAVALAIGIGLQNFPEGAAVSIPLRREGFSRKKAFLYGQASGIVEPISGVLGAFAVITMRPILPYALAFAAGAMIYVVIEELIPEAQREEGGSKTDIATIGAMVGFTVMMILDVALG, encoded by the coding sequence ATGATAGACTGGATTTCACAATATGACCCAATAGTACAAGCATTAATCGGAACATTATTTACATGGGGTGTAACAGCCCTTGGTGCTTCAATGGTGTTCTTTTTTAAGACGATAAATAAAACCGTACTTAACGGTATGTTAGGTTTTGCTGCAGGGGTAATGATTGCTGCGAGTTTCTGGTCACTTCTAGCTCCTGGTATAGATATGGCAGAAGAGCTTGGACAGACAGCTTGGCTTACAGCAGCCATAGGCTTTCTAGCAGGAGGAGGCTTTCTGTATTTGATTGATAAACTACTCCCTCATCTACATATGGGACTTGATACTTCAGAAGCAGAGGGAATAAAAACTAAGTGGCAACGATCAGTCTTGTTAGTTTTAGCAATTACACTACATAATATACCAGAGGGGCTTGCCGTTGGTGTTGCTTTTGGTGCAGCAGCAAGTGGGCAGATAGGTACGGCTAGTATTGCTGGTGCAGTTGCACTTGCCATTGGTATTGGTTTGCAAAACTTCCCAGAAGGTGCTGCAGTATCTATTCCATTAAGGCGGGAAGGATTTTCAAGAAAGAAAGCATTTCTGTATGGTCAAGCGTCCGGTATAGTTGAACCGATATCTGGTGTACTAGGCGCATTTGCCGTCATTACAATGAGACCAATTCTACCTTATGCATTAGCATTTGCAGCTGGAGCTATGATTTATGTTGTTATTGAAGAACTTATTCCGGAAGCTCAAAGAGAAGAAGGTGGCTCTAAAACAGATATAGCAACGATAGGTGCAATGGTTGGTTTCACAGTTATGATGATTTTGGATGTGGCATTAGGATAA
- a CDS encoding SHOCT domain-containing protein, whose translation MMHGNGWSGFNGCGFGLGSGYFSLWHYLIMIGIVLIILALVTIRKSKTSSTSDAVEKLKILFVSGEITEEEYMKRKNVIERK comes from the coding sequence ATGATGCATGGAAATGGTTGGTCAGGATTTAACGGATGTGGCTTTGGGCTTGGGAGTGGTTATTTTAGTCTTTGGCATTACTTAATTATGATTGGTATCGTTCTTATTATTCTTGCCCTTGTGACTATCAGAAAATCAAAGACGTCAAGCACCAGTGATGCTGTTGAAAAATTGAAGATCTTGTTCGTTAGTGGTGAAATAACAGAAGAAGAGTATATGAAACGTAAAAATGTGATAGAAAGGAAGTAG
- a CDS encoding UvrD-helicase domain-containing protein gives MHVRDEIVVSDETIEYAEKVILPDGMHFDSERRKYLRDFTTLDLKAVPGSGKTTLLLAKLVILEQYLPLRSGRSVLVLSHTNAAVDEINDRLKKHCPKLFSYPNFIGTIQSFVNKFLAVPYFESCSKVKVVSIDADNYNKFVEFKYNVMPRYALASWLKNQREPLALLQSLRLNEDNKLIKHIDGEVEKFPLKDSSGKSYKSLVKFKNSIWKKGILQFDDAYYFAYRYIVRDNSICSILRERFGFVFVDEMQDMAQHQYKILEIFNTPDVCFQRLGDNNQAIYSNIVYENNIWATRANTITIHGSYRLSKKNAQLASRFGMDGVEIAGLNADNSDYKPVMIVFDEDNCECEAIKAFKTYIETHPDNSKISVKSGYKVVAWRKKHEKDHLTLKKYCPKYLYMHENNLSHDADNQNNYKLVMEIYSWLGWVLFYEQAHFNGQIVTRGNIRRVIKDKGLYNDEFKAFIYSILDSYNKEDTEGAIKECENILKLLLSGFGYEKTQISEIINDVSRLPAFLNEDLLEISEEKCSECAIKEIKPVVGTVHSVKGETHDITFFLESYYDGKFESDILEKCISGKASVAELLRAENECIKTLEKEIAEIIESGKDRGIKTRIDKIRKHQTQIGRIQQYSKLVYVALSRARGIIGYGISEKQFEKYFDKEEVQEKWDLVFVRN, from the coding sequence ATGCATGTTCGTGATGAGATAGTAGTGAGCGATGAAACAATTGAATATGCTGAAAAAGTTATACTTCCTGATGGCATGCACTTTGACTCAGAGCGTAGAAAATACCTACGCGACTTTACTACTCTTGATTTGAAAGCAGTACCCGGTTCTGGGAAAACTACGTTATTACTTGCTAAATTAGTGATATTGGAGCAATACTTACCTTTGAGAAGTGGTCGTTCAGTGCTAGTCTTATCACATACAAATGCAGCAGTTGATGAAATTAATGATCGCCTAAAGAAGCATTGCCCTAAGTTATTTTCGTACCCCAACTTTATAGGAACCATTCAGAGTTTTGTAAATAAATTTCTTGCAGTACCATATTTCGAAAGTTGTTCAAAGGTAAAAGTAGTATCTATAGATGCTGATAATTATAATAAGTTTGTTGAGTTTAAATATAATGTTATGCCTAGATATGCGTTAGCAAGTTGGTTGAAAAACCAACGTGAACCATTAGCCTTATTACAAAGTTTGAGATTGAATGAGGATAATAAGCTTATAAAACATATTGATGGAGAAGTAGAGAAGTTTCCGCTAAAAGATAGTTCTGGAAAGAGTTATAAATCACTCGTTAAATTTAAGAATTCAATCTGGAAAAAGGGCATATTACAATTTGATGATGCATACTATTTTGCTTATAGATATATAGTACGTGATAACTCAATCTGTTCCATTCTAAGAGAAAGATTTGGTTTTGTATTTGTTGATGAAATGCAAGATATGGCACAGCATCAGTATAAGATTCTTGAGATTTTCAATACACCGGACGTATGTTTTCAAAGATTAGGAGATAATAATCAGGCAATCTATAGCAATATAGTATACGAAAATAATATCTGGGCTACACGTGCCAATACTATAACAATACACGGAAGTTACAGACTATCAAAGAAAAATGCCCAACTAGCATCAAGATTTGGAATGGATGGAGTAGAAATTGCTGGTTTAAATGCGGATAACAGTGACTATAAACCAGTGATGATTGTTTTTGATGAGGATAACTGTGAATGTGAAGCTATCAAAGCATTTAAGACATATATTGAGACACATCCTGACAATAGCAAGATAAGTGTTAAAAGCGGGTATAAAGTGGTGGCATGGCGTAAAAAGCATGAAAAAGACCATTTAACTTTAAAAAAGTATTGTCCGAAATACCTGTATATGCATGAAAATAATTTGAGTCATGATGCAGATAACCAAAATAATTATAAGCTTGTTATGGAAATCTATAGTTGGCTTGGGTGGGTACTTTTTTATGAACAGGCTCATTTTAATGGTCAGATTGTGACAAGAGGTAACATTAGAAGAGTCATTAAAGATAAGGGGTTATATAATGATGAATTTAAGGCGTTTATTTACAGTATTTTAGATTCATATAATAAAGAAGATACTGAAGGAGCAATAAAAGAATGTGAGAATATTCTCAAGTTACTTCTTTCAGGCTTTGGTTATGAGAAAACTCAGATTTCAGAAATTATAAATGATGTATCAAGATTACCTGCTTTCTTAAATGAAGACTTATTGGAGATAAGTGAAGAAAAGTGTTCAGAATGTGCGATTAAGGAAATTAAACCGGTTGTAGGTACGGTGCATTCAGTAAAAGGAGAAACGCACGATATTACTTTTTTTCTTGAATCATACTACGATGGTAAGTTCGAGTCAGATATTCTAGAAAAATGTATTTCTGGGAAAGCGAGTGTCGCTGAATTACTTAGAGCAGAAAATGAGTGTATCAAAACATTGGAGAAAGAGATAGCTGAGATAATTGAAAGTGGTAAAGATAGAGGTATAAAAACTCGTATCGATAAGATAAGAAAGCATCAGACTCAGATAGGTAGAATACAACAATATTCAAAATTAGTGTACGTAGCCTTATCTCGTGCCAGAGGAATCATTGGCTATGGTATTAGTGAAAAGCAATTTGAAAAATATTTTGATAAAGAAGAAGTTCAAGAAAAGTGGGATTTAGTCTTTGTACGTAACTGA
- a CDS encoding heavy metal translocating P-type ATPase, with protein MSSTIKKELILEGLDCASCAAKIEDGVSKLDHVSLSSVNFVTKTLTIDVLHSGDIDLVMNDTTALVAKLEPDVIVKEKVISKAENKTLMLMGLSCASCAAKIENEVKSIDGVMNATVDFVSKKLIIEAKHKRELPRIVEQATIIAVGIESDLKVVDTDEYNSKDGKEKGNHEEDGINKVELIRLGTGFVLFLVGLLLEFTPIIELSVFLTSYLLVGGSVVLKALKNISRGQVFDENFLIGVATIGAFAIGEYPEGVAVMLFYQVGEFFQSMAVNHSRRSISALMDIRPDFANLKIGDNVEKVSPEDVAIGDTIIIKPGEKVPLDGKVISGSSMLDTSAITGESVPREVEPGHEILSGTINKNGVLTVLVSKEFGESTVSKILDLVQNASSKKAPTENFITKFARYYTPVVVFIALALAIMPPLFIPGATYNEWIYRALVFLVVSCPCALVISIPLGFFGGIGGASKAGILMKGSNYLEALNSVDTVVFDKTGTLTKGVFKVTKIVNLSNDLSDDELLEFAAYTESYSNHPIAQSILKAYKNNIDKNMIDDYDEISGYGIQAKVKGRTVLAGNLKLMNREKIAFDESTSKDEVGTIIHMVIDQIYSGYIVISDEIKEDSKRAILELRKQGVKNLVMLTGDNKSIGEKIGQQLGLDEVYSELLPHEKVEKLEMLESREGRKGKLVFVGDGINDAPVLTRADIGIAMGGIGSDAAIEAADVVIMTDEPSKIPSAIRISKRTKAIVWQNIIFAFAVKGIVLILGAGGLATMWEAVFADVGVAVLAVFNAMRVLKSKSH; from the coding sequence ATGAGTAGTACAATAAAGAAAGAATTAATTTTAGAAGGATTAGATTGCGCAAGTTGTGCAGCTAAGATTGAAGATGGAGTGAGTAAATTAGATCACGTTTCTTTATCTTCCGTAAATTTTGTGACAAAAACACTAACGATTGATGTTTTGCACTCGGGAGACATTGATCTAGTGATGAATGATACCACGGCCCTCGTTGCAAAACTTGAACCAGATGTTATCGTGAAAGAGAAGGTTATATCTAAAGCTGAAAATAAGACTTTGATGCTTATGGGATTAAGCTGTGCAAGTTGTGCTGCTAAGATAGAGAATGAAGTAAAATCTATAGATGGGGTTATGAATGCAACTGTAGATTTCGTATCAAAAAAGCTCATCATCGAAGCTAAGCATAAAAGAGAACTTCCAAGAATTGTTGAACAAGCCACCATAATAGCCGTTGGAATTGAGTCGGATCTTAAAGTGGTTGATACAGATGAGTACAATTCAAAAGATGGAAAAGAAAAAGGCAACCATGAAGAGGATGGCATCAACAAAGTAGAGCTGATCCGATTAGGAACAGGATTCGTATTATTTTTAGTGGGTCTATTGCTGGAGTTCACGCCAATAATCGAGTTGTCTGTGTTCCTAACAAGTTATCTATTAGTAGGTGGCAGTGTCGTTTTAAAAGCGTTGAAAAACATATCAAGAGGACAAGTTTTTGATGAAAACTTTCTTATTGGTGTAGCAACCATCGGTGCTTTTGCAATTGGAGAATACCCTGAAGGTGTTGCTGTAATGTTATTTTACCAAGTGGGAGAATTTTTCCAAAGTATGGCCGTAAATCATTCAAGAAGATCAATAAGCGCTTTAATGGATATTAGACCAGATTTTGCAAATCTCAAAATTGGGGACAATGTGGAAAAAGTTTCTCCAGAAGATGTTGCGATTGGAGATACTATTATTATTAAACCAGGTGAAAAGGTTCCCTTGGATGGTAAAGTAATATCTGGAAGTTCAATGCTGGACACATCAGCAATAACAGGAGAGTCCGTTCCCAGAGAAGTTGAGCCAGGTCATGAGATTCTTTCTGGAACTATCAATAAAAATGGTGTGTTGACAGTCCTAGTCTCAAAAGAGTTCGGCGAATCAACGGTATCTAAAATTCTTGATTTAGTTCAAAATGCAAGCAGTAAAAAAGCACCTACTGAGAATTTTATTACAAAGTTTGCCAGATACTATACACCTGTCGTCGTATTTATAGCACTTGCATTGGCAATTATGCCGCCACTTTTCATACCAGGAGCTACTTATAACGAATGGATCTATAGAGCGCTTGTATTCCTTGTGGTGTCATGTCCTTGTGCGTTGGTGATATCAATTCCTTTAGGCTTCTTTGGTGGTATTGGTGGTGCATCAAAAGCAGGTATTTTGATGAAGGGAAGCAACTACTTAGAGGCATTAAATAGCGTTGATACAGTCGTGTTTGATAAAACTGGAACTCTAACAAAAGGTGTCTTCAAAGTCACAAAGATTGTGAACCTTTCAAATGATCTATCTGATGACGAGCTTCTTGAATTTGCTGCTTATACTGAAAGCTATTCAAATCATCCGATAGCACAATCAATTTTAAAAGCCTATAAGAATAATATTGATAAGAACATGATTGATGACTATGACGAAATTTCTGGATATGGGATTCAAGCGAAAGTCAAAGGAAGAACCGTTCTGGCTGGCAATCTAAAGTTGATGAATAGGGAGAAAATAGCCTTTGATGAGAGTACTTCCAAGGACGAAGTAGGAACGATTATTCATATGGTTATCGATCAAATCTACTCAGGATATATTGTTATATCTGATGAAATCAAGGAAGATTCAAAGCGTGCAATTCTAGAGTTAAGAAAGCAAGGTGTTAAGAATCTTGTCATGTTAACAGGTGACAATAAATCAATTGGTGAAAAAATAGGTCAGCAACTTGGATTAGATGAAGTATATTCTGAACTTTTGCCCCATGAGAAGGTTGAAAAGCTTGAAATGTTGGAAAGCCGAGAAGGTAGGAAAGGTAAACTAGTATTTGTAGGTGACGGTATTAATGACGCACCAGTATTGACTCGGGCAGATATTGGTATAGCAATGGGTGGTATCGGATCGGATGCTGCAATCGAGGCAGCCGACGTCGTCATTATGACAGATGAACCATCTAAAATCCCTAGTGCAATACGTATTTCAAAACGTACCAAGGCCATTGTGTGGCAAAACATAATATTTGCATTTGCTGTAAAGGGTATTGTACTGATTCTTGGAGCAGGTGGATTAGCCACAATGTGGGAAGCGGTATTTGCAGATGTTGGCGTTGCAGTTCTGGCAGTATTCAATGCCATGAGAGTGCTTAAGTCAAAATCGCATTAA